One Burkholderia cepacia genomic window carries:
- a CDS encoding ATP-binding cassette domain-containing protein: protein MNDEIALELCSLARTFTLRRGWFGPATELRAVDDVSLRLYRGETLGLVGESGCGKSTLAKMLLGLLEPTGGNVLIGGREIDPRERRAMARRIQPIFQDPYSSLNPRKTVEQIVGLPLKLHSEGDAAAQQAEVRRMLDLVGMPERTHGQYPSQLSGGQRQRVAIARALILRPDILICDEPTSALDVSVQAQILNLLLDLKAEFGLSYLFISHDLGVVEHLADRVAVMYRGQIVELADRGTIFERPAHPYTRRLLSSALTPEPGLGIPKLAPLLPTN from the coding sequence ATGAACGACGAAATCGCCCTCGAACTCTGCTCGCTCGCGCGCACGTTCACGCTGCGGCGCGGCTGGTTCGGCCCGGCCACCGAGTTGCGTGCGGTCGACGACGTGTCGCTGCGGCTATATCGCGGCGAAACGCTCGGACTGGTCGGCGAATCGGGTTGCGGCAAGAGCACGCTCGCCAAGATGCTGCTCGGCCTGCTCGAGCCGACGGGCGGCAACGTGTTGATCGGCGGCAGGGAAATCGATCCGCGCGAACGGCGCGCGATGGCTCGCCGGATCCAGCCGATCTTCCAGGATCCGTACTCGTCATTGAACCCGCGCAAGACGGTCGAGCAAATCGTCGGCCTGCCGCTGAAGCTGCACAGCGAAGGCGATGCCGCAGCGCAGCAGGCCGAAGTCCGCAGGATGCTCGATCTCGTCGGGATGCCGGAGCGCACGCATGGCCAGTATCCAAGCCAGTTGTCCGGTGGCCAGCGGCAACGCGTGGCAATTGCGCGCGCACTGATCCTGCGCCCGGACATCCTGATCTGCGACGAACCGACTTCCGCGCTGGACGTGTCGGTCCAGGCGCAGATCCTGAATCTGCTGCTCGACCTGAAGGCGGAATTCGGGCTCAGCTATCTGTTCATCAGCCACGACCTCGGCGTCGTCGAGCATCTCGCGGACCGCGTCGCGGTGATGTATCGCGGACAAATCGTCGAGCTCGCAGACCGGGGGACGATCTTCGAACGCCCCGCTCACCCGTACACGCGCCGACTGTTGTCGTCGGCGCTCACGCCCGAGCCCGGCCTCGGGATTCCGAAACTTGCGCCCCTTCTTCCCACGAACTGA
- a CDS encoding ABC transporter ATP-binding protein, protein MSALLEVQQLQVELPTPNGPLRAVRGIDLEIARGEMLCLVGESGCGKSMTSLALMGLLPRRARRTAQRLRLAGEDLGALSDRDMARLRGNRIAMIFQEPMTSLNPSHTLGSQLVEALRQHHRVTASEARDRAVYLLERTGMTHAAQRLGQYPHQLSGGLRQRVMIAMALMCEPDLIIADEPTTALDVTIQAQILTMLRELQQEFGTAVLFITHDLGVVARIADRVAVMYAGQIVETAAVGTLFAQPVHPYTRGLLNCIPVRGRQQPGTHLSAIPGVVPSLLGELAGCAFANRCAHACDACSQTPPYLETGAGHRVRCLLAAEPAPMPAEVPQ, encoded by the coding sequence ATGAGCGCGCTGCTCGAAGTGCAACAGCTGCAGGTGGAACTGCCCACGCCGAACGGTCCGCTGCGCGCGGTGCGCGGCATCGACCTCGAGATCGCGCGCGGCGAGATGCTGTGCCTGGTCGGCGAATCCGGCTGCGGCAAGTCGATGACCTCGCTCGCGCTGATGGGACTGCTGCCGCGCCGCGCTCGCCGCACCGCGCAGCGGCTGCGGCTTGCCGGCGAGGATCTGGGCGCGCTTTCGGACCGCGACATGGCAAGGCTGCGCGGCAACCGGATCGCCATGATCTTCCAGGAGCCGATGACCTCGCTGAACCCGTCGCACACGCTCGGCAGCCAGCTCGTCGAGGCGCTGCGCCAGCATCACCGGGTAACGGCCAGCGAGGCCCGCGACCGCGCTGTCTATCTGCTCGAACGGACCGGCATGACGCACGCCGCGCAACGGCTCGGCCAGTATCCGCACCAGCTTTCCGGCGGCCTGCGGCAGCGCGTGATGATTGCGATGGCGCTGATGTGCGAGCCCGATCTGATCATCGCTGACGAGCCGACCACGGCGCTCGACGTGACGATCCAGGCGCAGATACTCACCATGCTGCGCGAGCTGCAGCAAGAGTTCGGCACCGCCGTGCTGTTCATCACGCACGACCTCGGCGTCGTCGCGCGCATCGCCGACCGGGTCGCCGTGATGTACGCGGGGCAGATCGTCGAGACCGCGGCGGTCGGAACCTTGTTCGCGCAGCCGGTGCATCCGTACACGCGCGGACTGCTGAACTGCATTCCGGTGCGCGGCAGGCAGCAGCCTGGCACTCACCTGAGCGCGATCCCGGGCGTCGTGCCTTCGCTGCTCGGCGAGCTGGCGGGCTGCGCATTTGCGAACCGCTGCGCACACGCATGCGACGCGTGCTCGCAAACGCCCCCTTACCTCGAAACCGGGGCCGGCCATCGAGTGCGCTGCCTGCTCGCCGCCGAGCCCGCGCCGATGCCGGCGGAGGTGCCGCAATGA
- a CDS encoding ABC transporter permease has protein sequence MTGHSSSRSDATAINLCTPAPAWHRVLRRIVGHRGLAIGAALLGAIVLAALLAPWLAPHDPYAQDLGSRLIPPVWHTNGDWQHPLGTDKLGRDYLSRLLYGARVSLTIGVAAAALSGLIGTTLGVLAGYFGGRVDSVISYVLTTRLAMPVILVALALSSLLGTSLRTVILLLGFLIWDRFAVVSRSVTQQLRDAEFIAAAKAVGASTPYILLRELLPNIANALIVVLTLEMAHSILLEAALSFLGLGVPPPLPSWGLMISEGKTYMFFQPWVIVIPGVALAVLVLAVNLVGDGLRDLNAPDGRHHGGNGR, from the coding sequence ATGACAGGACACTCTTCGTCACGCAGTGACGCAACCGCTATCAACCTGTGCACGCCCGCGCCCGCATGGCATCGGGTGCTGCGGCGCATCGTCGGCCATCGCGGCCTCGCGATCGGTGCGGCGCTGCTCGGCGCGATCGTGCTCGCCGCGCTGCTGGCGCCGTGGCTGGCGCCGCACGATCCGTATGCGCAGGACCTCGGCAGCCGGCTGATTCCACCGGTCTGGCACACGAACGGCGATTGGCAGCATCCGCTCGGCACCGACAAGCTCGGACGCGATTACCTGAGTCGACTGCTGTACGGCGCACGCGTGTCGCTGACGATCGGTGTCGCGGCCGCCGCGCTGTCCGGCCTGATCGGCACGACACTCGGCGTACTCGCCGGCTACTTTGGCGGCCGCGTCGACAGCGTGATCAGCTACGTGCTCACGACGCGCCTCGCGATGCCGGTGATCCTGGTGGCGCTCGCGCTGTCGTCGCTGCTCGGCACGTCGCTGAGAACGGTGATCCTGCTGCTCGGCTTCCTGATCTGGGATCGCTTCGCGGTCGTATCGCGCTCGGTCACGCAGCAACTACGCGACGCGGAATTCATCGCGGCCGCGAAGGCCGTCGGCGCGTCGACGCCGTACATCCTGCTGCGCGAACTGCTGCCCAACATCGCGAACGCACTGATCGTCGTGCTGACGCTCGAAATGGCCCACTCAATCCTGCTCGAGGCCGCGCTGTCGTTTCTCGGGCTCGGCGTGCCGCCGCCGCTTCCTTCGTGGGGGCTGATGATCTCCGAGGGCAAGACGTACATGTTTTTCCAGCCGTGGGTCATCGTCATTCCGGGCGTCGCGCTCGCGGTGCTCGTGCTCGCGGTCAATCTCGTCGGGGACGGCCTGCGCGATCTGAATGCGCCCGACGGCCGCCATCATGGAGGAAACGGGCGATGA
- a CDS encoding ABC transporter permease translates to MLSYVARRFALALAVAFTVSLVSFALLHLSGDLATSIAGPEASAQQVAEIRAQYGLDRPLPAQYLDWLWRAVHLDFGRSFFFQDTVMDLIGQRLPITLKLGTVSLALAVAIAIPLGVLAAIFRDTWIDRLSLFVAVVGQAMPSFWFGLALILVFSIWLRWLPVAGNAQWQNFVLPAIALGYYATPSMMRLTRAGMLDVLGADYIRTARAKGLSPARVIFRHALRNALIPVVALAAVELGFMLGGSVVIESVFSLQGLGQLAWDAIARSDFPVVQAVVLLIAMFYIGLTFLADVANAALDPCLRVG, encoded by the coding sequence ATGCTCTCCTACGTCGCACGCCGCTTCGCGCTCGCGCTCGCGGTGGCCTTCACGGTGTCGCTCGTCAGCTTCGCGCTGCTGCACTTGTCCGGCGATCTGGCCACCTCGATCGCGGGGCCCGAGGCGTCCGCGCAGCAAGTCGCGGAAATCCGCGCGCAGTACGGGCTCGACCGGCCGCTCCCGGCGCAATATCTCGACTGGTTGTGGCGGGCGGTTCACCTGGATTTCGGCCGCTCGTTCTTCTTTCAGGACACGGTGATGGACCTGATCGGACAACGCCTGCCGATCACGCTGAAGCTCGGCACGGTGTCGCTCGCGCTGGCGGTGGCGATCGCGATTCCGCTCGGCGTGCTCGCGGCGATCTTCCGCGACACGTGGATCGATCGCCTGTCGCTGTTCGTCGCGGTCGTCGGGCAGGCGATGCCGAGCTTCTGGTTCGGCCTCGCGCTGATTCTCGTGTTCTCGATCTGGCTGCGCTGGCTGCCGGTCGCGGGCAACGCACAGTGGCAGAACTTCGTGCTGCCCGCGATCGCGCTCGGCTATTACGCGACGCCATCGATGATGCGCCTCACGCGCGCCGGGATGCTCGACGTGCTCGGCGCCGACTACATTCGCACCGCGCGCGCGAAAGGGCTCTCTCCCGCGCGCGTGATCTTCCGCCACGCGCTGCGCAACGCACTGATCCCGGTGGTCGCGCTCGCGGCCGTCGAGTTGGGCTTCATGCTCGGCGGCTCGGTCGTGATCGAATCGGTGTTCTCGCTGCAAGGTCTTGGTCAGCTCGCGTGGGACGCGATCGCGCGCAGCGACTTCCCGGTCGTGCAGGCGGTGGTGCTGCTGATCGCGATGTTCTATATCGGCCTCACCTTTCTCGCCGACGTCGCGAACGCCGCGCTCGATCCGTGCCTGCGCGTGGGCTAA
- a CDS encoding ABC transporter substrate-binding protein, which translates to MKLHAGLIRNARRAFVCVSVLLYTAHAVAGKANDTLVYASDSEVENISAYHNNLREGVILAHLIWDNLIYADPATGQFKPALATSWKWESPTSLLVDLRRDVKFQNGDPFSAADVAFTFNYMSSPNSKVVTRQNVDWIKRAEKVGDYQVRIVLKAPFPAALEYLAGPLPIYPEAYFNKVGLDGFSKAPIGTGPYRVTSIQPGVGVTLAKNAAYFSGSPLGQPKIGTLRFVVIPDPETRAAQLMTGAVDWIWRVPADQAQSLKAIPNLTVAGGETMRIGFLTMDAQGTSAPNSPFKDVRVREAVNHAVNRAALATNLVRGGSQPIHAPCFRTQFGCDASVAVKYNYDPAKARALLKDAGYPSGFETDLYAYREREYAEAIIGDLRKVGIVAHLHYLQYAALRTAYRAGKTPMTFQAWGSYSVNDASASLGAFFKGGPDDSAKDPGVMKDIGIADASNDPAERKARYATALKRISEQAYWAPLFSYSTNYAFTSDLKFQPWPDELPRFSQASWK; encoded by the coding sequence ATGAAGCTTCATGCTGGTCTGATCCGCAACGCAAGGCGTGCATTCGTATGCGTATCCGTACTGCTCTATACCGCGCACGCGGTTGCAGGCAAAGCGAACGATACGCTCGTGTATGCATCGGATAGCGAAGTCGAAAATATTTCCGCGTATCACAACAATTTGCGCGAAGGCGTGATTCTCGCTCATCTGATCTGGGACAACCTGATCTACGCGGATCCCGCCACCGGCCAGTTCAAGCCCGCGCTAGCCACGTCGTGGAAATGGGAATCGCCGACCTCGCTGCTGGTCGATTTGCGCCGCGATGTGAAGTTTCAGAACGGCGATCCTTTCAGCGCCGCCGACGTCGCATTCACCTTCAACTACATGAGTTCGCCGAACTCGAAGGTCGTGACCCGGCAAAACGTCGACTGGATCAAGCGTGCCGAGAAGGTCGGCGATTATCAGGTGCGCATTGTGCTGAAGGCGCCCTTCCCCGCCGCGCTCGAATATCTGGCCGGCCCGCTGCCGATCTACCCGGAAGCCTATTTCAACAAGGTCGGCCTGGACGGCTTCAGCAAGGCGCCGATCGGCACCGGACCGTATCGCGTCACGTCGATCCAGCCCGGCGTCGGCGTGACACTCGCGAAGAACGCCGCCTATTTCAGCGGCAGTCCGCTCGGCCAGCCGAAGATCGGCACGCTGCGCTTCGTCGTGATCCCTGATCCGGAAACCCGTGCCGCGCAATTGATGACCGGCGCGGTCGACTGGATCTGGCGCGTGCCGGCCGATCAGGCCCAGTCGTTGAAGGCCATCCCGAATCTGACGGTGGCCGGCGGCGAAACGATGCGCATCGGCTTCCTGACGATGGACGCCCAGGGAACCTCGGCGCCGAACTCGCCGTTCAAGGACGTGCGCGTACGCGAAGCCGTCAACCACGCGGTCAACCGCGCCGCACTGGCGACGAACCTCGTGCGCGGCGGCAGTCAGCCTATCCATGCGCCGTGCTTTCGCACGCAGTTCGGCTGCGACGCGAGCGTCGCGGTCAAATACAACTACGATCCGGCGAAGGCGCGTGCGCTGTTGAAGGATGCCGGCTACCCGAGTGGCTTCGAGACCGACCTGTATGCATATCGCGAGCGCGAGTACGCGGAAGCCATCATCGGCGACCTTCGCAAGGTCGGGATCGTCGCGCACCTGCACTACCTCCAATATGCGGCGCTGCGCACCGCGTATCGCGCCGGCAAGACGCCGATGACCTTCCAGGCTTGGGGTTCGTATTCGGTCAACGACGCGTCCGCGTCGCTCGGCGCGTTCTTCAAGGGCGGCCCCGACGACTCCGCAAAGGATCCGGGCGTGATGAAGGACATCGGCATCGCGGACGCATCGAACGATCCGGCCGAGCGCAAGGCCCGCTACGCCACCGCGCTCAAGCGCATCAGCGAGCAGGCGTACTGGGCGCCGCTGTTCTCGTACTCGACGAATTACGCATTCACGTCGGACCTAAAATTCCAGCCTTGGCCCGACGAACTGCCGCGTTTCTCGCAGGCGAGCTGGAAATAA
- a CDS encoding LysR family transcriptional regulator, with product MKQHHLQETALRYFLDVVRTGSISESSVRLNVAASAISRQIAGLESALDTPLFERRPRGMVATAAGELLAAYASRLALEADRIVQDIEALQGVRRGKIRIASSDGGAIELLPKAMAAFRKDYPSIHFHLAVSAPAEVTRRVREGEVDIGLTFSRTTHGDIKVVHRSPAPVVAVMRREHPLARFERLSLAQLREYPLALSDTNTTIRQLFDITASQQRLVFEPVMVSNYAESLHNFVAASDAVSIAAEVTIRHRAARGEIAAVPIRDPGLGERYIEVQTLVGRTLPKNVQLFVEFLLTLL from the coding sequence ATGAAACAGCATCATCTGCAGGAAACGGCGTTGCGCTATTTCCTCGACGTCGTGCGCACCGGATCGATCAGCGAGTCGTCGGTGCGGCTGAACGTGGCGGCGTCGGCAATCAGCCGGCAGATCGCCGGACTCGAGAGCGCGCTGGACACGCCGCTGTTCGAGCGCCGGCCGCGCGGGATGGTCGCGACCGCGGCGGGCGAATTGCTCGCCGCCTATGCATCGCGGCTGGCGCTGGAGGCGGATCGGATCGTGCAGGACATTGAGGCGTTGCAGGGCGTGCGCCGCGGCAAGATCCGGATTGCATCGTCTGACGGCGGCGCGATCGAGCTACTGCCAAAGGCGATGGCTGCATTCCGGAAGGACTATCCCAGCATTCACTTTCACCTCGCGGTCAGCGCTCCGGCAGAAGTGACGCGGCGCGTGCGCGAAGGGGAAGTCGACATCGGGCTGACCTTCAGCCGGACCACGCACGGCGACATCAAGGTCGTGCATCGCAGCCCGGCGCCGGTGGTGGCGGTGATGCGCCGCGAGCATCCGCTCGCGCGTTTCGAGCGCCTGAGCCTCGCGCAGCTGCGCGAGTATCCGCTGGCGCTGTCGGATACGAACACGACGATCAGGCAATTGTTCGACATTACCGCGAGCCAGCAACGTCTCGTGTTCGAGCCGGTGATGGTCAGCAATTACGCAGAGTCGCTGCACAATTTCGTCGCGGCGTCGGACGCGGTGTCGATCGCGGCCGAGGTCACGATCCGGCATCGCGCCGCACGTGGCGAGATTGCCGCGGTGCCTATCCGCGATCCCGGGCTCGGCGAGCGCTATATCGAGGTGCAGACGCTCGTCGGGCGCACGCTGCCAAAAAACGTGCAGCTGTTCGTGGAGTTCCTCCTCACGCTGCTGTGA
- a CDS encoding helix-turn-helix domain-containing protein: MGKYTDRAKLAAVRAYCSGEAGLKAVAQRHGANISLLRQWIARYRAHGEEGVRTKKRAPTNFSAEFKLSVLKRMREGLSQRQTAALFNIRRFNVIGEWEDKFNCQRGHTRHPNN; the protein is encoded by the coding sequence ATGGGAAAATACACGGACCGAGCCAAGCTAGCGGCCGTCAGAGCTTACTGTTCCGGCGAGGCCGGCCTAAAGGCTGTTGCTCAACGGCATGGCGCCAACATTTCATTGCTGCGGCAATGGATTGCCCGCTATCGGGCTCATGGTGAGGAAGGCGTGCGGACGAAGAAGCGAGCTCCCACGAATTTCAGCGCTGAATTCAAACTTTCGGTCCTGAAGCGGATGCGCGAAGGCTTGTCCCAGCGACAAACGGCAGCCCTGTTCAATATCCGCCGCTTCAACGTGATCGGCGAGTGGGAAGATAAATTCAATTGCCAACGCGGTCATACACGGCATCCGAATAATTGA
- a CDS encoding RNA-binding domain-containing protein produces MLKTELLEIVANGENSGIEFKRDDLRPEALAREIVAMANLRGGMILLGVDDDGTISGIQREDLETWVMNAVFAHVHPMLLPFYEVVTMDDGLRVGVVSFTMGTSKPYVLRHNNREDIYIRVGSTSRLADRETQARLFATGGLFHSETLPVSGAALDALDRARLEDYLVTFAGDRELPQTDDAWQQRLVGLGFMTDVEGRTPVCSIAGLVLFGRSPRRFLRQAGIRWMVFNGIDKGYQALDDTLLDGPLVGRFARREGGGLGEVVENGLIEDLLDRMQGQPLVSTEGEDLGDGLRRERIWHYPPDALREAIVNALAHRDWTRNLEVEIVAYSNRLEVLSPGALQNSMTVEKMLAGQRSPRNTTIVGVLRDYGYVDARGMGVRNKIVPLVRAAAGIEPAFEATEDHVRVVLPRA; encoded by the coding sequence ATGCTCAAGACGGAATTGCTGGAGATTGTCGCCAACGGAGAGAATTCCGGCATCGAATTTAAGCGCGACGACCTGCGCCCCGAAGCGCTTGCCCGTGAAATTGTCGCGATGGCAAACCTGCGCGGCGGCATGATCCTGCTGGGTGTAGATGATGACGGAACGATCTCCGGCATCCAGCGCGAGGATCTCGAAACGTGGGTCATGAATGCGGTGTTTGCACACGTGCATCCGATGCTGCTGCCCTTCTATGAAGTTGTGACCATGGACGACGGTCTTCGTGTCGGTGTCGTGTCCTTCACGATGGGCACGAGCAAACCCTATGTGCTTCGCCACAATAACCGGGAAGATATCTACATTCGCGTCGGCAGCACGTCCCGGCTCGCGGATCGTGAGACCCAAGCCCGCCTTTTTGCAACGGGCGGCCTCTTTCACAGCGAAACCTTGCCGGTATCCGGCGCCGCACTCGACGCACTCGATCGCGCGCGGCTCGAAGATTACCTCGTGACTTTTGCCGGTGACCGCGAGTTACCGCAGACCGATGACGCCTGGCAGCAGCGCCTGGTAGGGCTCGGGTTCATGACCGACGTCGAGGGCCGTACACCCGTCTGCAGCATCGCCGGACTGGTGCTGTTCGGACGCTCACCACGCCGTTTTCTGCGCCAGGCTGGCATCCGCTGGATGGTATTCAATGGCATCGACAAGGGCTACCAGGCACTCGACGATACGCTGCTGGATGGTCCACTCGTCGGACGGTTTGCACGTCGCGAAGGTGGCGGACTCGGCGAAGTCGTCGAAAACGGTCTGATAGAAGATCTGCTGGATCGTATGCAGGGTCAACCTCTCGTCAGTACCGAAGGGGAAGACCTGGGAGACGGGCTACGGCGCGAGCGCATCTGGCACTACCCACCTGATGCGCTTCGCGAGGCGATTGTCAATGCACTCGCGCATCGCGACTGGACTCGCAATCTCGAAGTCGAGATCGTTGCCTACTCCAATCGCCTGGAAGTACTCAGCCCGGGCGCCTTACAAAATTCGATGACCGTGGAAAAGATGCTTGCCGGACAACGCTCGCCCAGGAACACCACAATCGTCGGCGTACTGCGCGACTACGGCTACGTGGACGCGAGAGGTATGGGCGTGCGCAACAAGATCGTTCCGCTGGTAAGGGCCGCAGCCGGCATCGAACCCGCCTTCGAAGCAACGGAAGACCATGTGCGGGTGGTCCTGCCGCGTGCCTGA